One genomic window of Muntiacus reevesi chromosome 4, mMunRee1.1, whole genome shotgun sequence includes the following:
- the WNT1 gene encoding proto-oncogene Wnt-1 produces the protein MGHWALLPGWVSAALLLALAALPAALAANSSGRWWGIVNVASSTNLLTDSKSLQLVLEPSLQLLSRKQRRLIRQNPGILHSVSGGLQSAVRECKWQFRNRRWNCPTASGPHLFGKIVNRGCRETAFIFAITSAGVTHSVARSCSEGSIESCTCDYRRRGPGGPDWHWGGCSDNIDFGRLFGREFVDSGEKGRDLRFLMNLHNNEAGRTTVFSEMRQECKCHGMSGSCTVRTCWMRLPTLRAVGDVLRDRFDGASRVLYGNRGNNRASRAELLRLEPEDPAHKPPSPHDLVYFEKSPNFCTYSGRLGTAGTAGRACNSSSPALDGCELLCCGRGHRTRTQRVTERCNCTFHWCCHVSCRNCTHTRVLHECL, from the exons ATGGGGCACTGGGCGCTGCTGCCTGGCTGGGTTTCTGCTGCGTTGTTGCTGGCGCTGGCCGCTCTGCCTGCAGCCCTGGCCGCCAACAGCAGTGGCCGATGGTG GGGCATCGTGAACGTAGCCTCATCTACGAACCTGCTGACCGACTCCAAGAGTCTGCAACTGGTACTCGAGCCCAGTCTGCAGCTGCTGAGCCGCAAACAGCGGCGGCTGATCCGCCAGAACCCGGGGATCCTGCACAGTGTGAGCGGGGGGCTGCAGAGCGCTGTGCGAGAGTGCAAGTGGCAGTTCCGGAACCGCCGCTGGAACTGTCCCACGGCTTCGGGGCCCCACCTCTTCGGCAAAATCGTCAACCGAG GTTGTCGGGAAACAGCGTTTATCTTCGCCATCACCTCGGCCGGGGTGACCCACTCGGTGGCGCGCTCCTGCTCAGAGGGCTCCATCGAATCCTGCACGTGCGACTATCGGCGGCGCGGTCCTGGGGGCCCCGATTGGCACTGGGGGGGCTGCAGCGACAACATCGACTTCGGCCGCCTCTTCGGCCGGGAGTTTGTGGACTCCGGAGAGAAGGGGCGGGACCTTCGCTTCCTCATGAACCTTCACAACAATGAGGCGGGGCGCACG acCGTGTTCTCCGAGATGCGCCAGGAGTGCAAGTGCCACGGGATGTCGGGCTCATGCACGGTGCGCACGTGCTGGATGCGGCTGCCCACGCTGCGCGCAGTGGGCGACGTGCTGCGGGACCGCTTCGACGGCGCCTCGCGCGTCCTCTACGGCAACCGCGGCAACAACCGTGCATCGCGGGCGGAACTGCTGCGCCTGGAGCCGGAGGACCCGGCTCACAAGCCTCCCTCACCCCACGACCTCGTCTACTTCGAGAAATCGCCCAACTTCTGCACGTACAGCGGACGCCTGGGTACCGCGGGCACGGCGGGGCGCGCCTGCAATAGCTCGTCGCCCGCGCTGGATGGCTGCGAGCTGCTCTGCTGTGGCCGGGGCCACCGCACGCGCACGCAGCGCGTCACCGAGCGCTGCAATTGCACCTTCCACTGGTGCTGCCACGTCAGCTGCCGCAACTGCACGCACACGCGCGTACTGCACGAGTGCCTGTGA